The following are encoded in a window of Fusarium oxysporum f. sp. lycopersici 4287 chromosome 5, whole genome shotgun sequence genomic DNA:
- a CDS encoding hypothetical protein (At least one base has a quality score < 10), with protein sequence MPLEVIYVTRHGFRSGWSVDPLTGVYTGFIRSPTGIPADPALTSHGVSQSKEMGKHLMTLDPPIDAVYSSPYYRCLQTITPFIELKQQQLKDQPGIRGSAAATIRPEHGIGEFFGAAPFDHPTPASSKRLKELFPALDENYASAITPSRKGETINDLYGRVAAAVRAIIERCDAEGHRAVVLCTHAAVVITLGRILTGRIPKAVEEEDFHAFTCGLSTYRRRGPGLKRTPMLGPSKFVR encoded by the exons ATGCCACTTGAGGTCATATACGTCACTCGTCACGGA TTCCGTTCTGGATGGAGTGTCGATCCTCTCACTGGTGTGTACACCGGATTCATACGATCGCCAACAGGCATCCCCGCGGACCCAGCCTTGACGTCTCATGGGGTCTCACAATCAAAAGAGATGGGTAAACATCTCATGACCCTGGATCCTCCCATCGACGCCGTATACTCAAGCCCGTATTATCGATGTCTGCAAACGATAACACCATTCATTGAACTCAAACAACAGCAACTCAAAGACCAACCAGGTATTCGAGGCTCTGCGGCGGCCACAATACGCCCAGAACATGGCATAGGTGAGTTCTTTGGGGCAGCACCTTTCGACCATCCAACCCCGGCCTCTTCCAAGCGACTCAAGGAGTTATTTCCAGCATTAGATGAGAACTATGCGTCTGCTATAACGCCCTCTAGAAAAGGCGAAACGATCAATGACCTATATGGGCGAGTTGCAGCAGCTGTACGAGCCATCATCGAGCGCTGTGACGCAGAGGGACACCGTGCTGTGGTGTTATGCACCCATGCTGCGGTCGTCATAACACTGGGCCGTATCCTTACAGGACGTATTCCCAAAGctgtcgaggaagaagatttcCACGCCTTTACGTGTGGACTGAGCACGTACCGCCGGCGAGGCCCAGGCCTGAAGAGAACTCCGATGTTGGGCCCTAGTAAGTTTGTTCGGTAG
- a CDS encoding hypothetical protein (At least one base has a quality score < 10), whose translation MGKHLMTLDPPIDAVYSSPYYRCLQTITPFIELKQQQLKDQPGIRGSAAATIRPEHGIGEFFGAAPFDHPTPASSKRLKELFPALDENYASAITPSRKGETINDLYGRVAAAVRAIIERCDAEGHRAVVLCTHAAVVITLGRILTGRIPKAVEEEDFHAFTCGLSTYRRRGPGLKRTPMLGPSKFVR comes from the coding sequence ATGGGTAAACATCTCATGACCCTGGATCCTCCCATCGACGCCGTATACTCAAGCCCGTATTATCGATGTCTGCAAACGATAACACCATTCATTGAACTCAAACAACAGCAACTCAAAGACCAACCAGGTATTCGAGGCTCTGCGGCGGCCACAATACGCCCAGAACATGGCATAGGTGAGTTCTTTGGGGCAGCACCTTTCGACCATCCAACCCCGGCCTCTTCCAAGCGACTCAAGGAGTTATTTCCAGCATTAGATGAGAACTATGCGTCTGCTATAACGCCCTCTAGAAAAGGCGAAACGATCAATGACCTATATGGGCGAGTTGCAGCAGCTGTACGAGCCATCATCGAGCGCTGTGACGCAGAGGGACACCGTGCTGTGGTGTTATGCACCCATGCTGCGGTCGTCATAACACTGGGCCGTATCCTTACAGGACGTATTCCCAAAGctgtcgaggaagaagatttcCACGCCTTTACGTGTGGACTGAGCACGTACCGCCGGCGAGGCCCAGGCCTGAAGAGAACTCCGATGTTGGGCCCTAGTAAGTTTGTTCGGTAG
- a CDS encoding hypothetical protein (At least one base has a quality score < 10), which yields MGKHLMTLDPPIDAVYSSPYYRCLQTITPFIELKQQQLKDQPGIRGSAAATIRPEHGIGEFFGAAPFDHPTPASSKRLKELFPALDENYASAITPSRKGETINDLYGRVAAAVRAIIERCDAEGHRAVVLCTHAAVVITLGRILTGRIPKAVEEEDFHAFTCGLSTYRRRGPGLKRTPMLGPNKSHPPTSDLSPVGEWQCDIDSDCGFLTSGEERGWKFSGDESFPGTGSMSQVDIESKL from the exons ATGGGTAAACATCTCATGACCCTGGATCCTCCCATCGACGCCGTATACTCAAGCCCGTATTATCGATGTCTGCAAACGATAACACCATTCATTGAACTCAAACAACAGCAACTCAAAGACCAACCAGGTATTCGAGGCTCTGCGGCGGCCACAATACGCCCAGAACATGGCATAGGTGAGTTCTTTGGGGCAGCACCTTTCGACCATCCAACCCCGGCCTCTTCCAAGCGACTCAAGGAGTTATTTCCAGCATTAGATGAGAACTATGCGTCTGCTATAACGCCCTCTAGAAAAGGCGAAACGATCAATGACCTATATGGGCGAGTTGCAGCAGCTGTACGAGCCATCATCGAGCGCTGTGACGCAGAGGGACACCGTGCTGTGGTGTTATGCACCCATGCTGCGGTCGTCATAACACTGGGCCGTATCCTTACAGGACGTATTCCCAAAGctgtcgaggaagaagatttcCACGCCTTTACGTGTGGACTGAGCACGTACCGCCGGCGAGGCCCAGGCCTGAAGAGAACTCCGATGTTGGGCCCTA ACAAATCTCACCCACCTACAAGCGACCTCAGCCCAGTAGGGGAGTGGCAGTGCGATATCGATAGCGATTGTGGTTTCTTGACTTCTGGAGAGGAGCGAGGCTG GAAATTTTCTGGCGATGAATCGTTTCCAGGAACCGGCTCGATGTCGCAAGTTGATATTGAGTCCAAATTATAG